The genomic stretch GCCTAACCACTGAAAAACCCTGCGCTTCAGCATGACGTTGAATAGTTGCCGAAATATCCTGAACCCTATTGCCAATCCGGGCCCGTTCAATAGCCAATTCCAAACACTCCCTGGTCACCGCTATCAGCCGAGAGGCCTCATCTGAGACCCGCCCCACGGGAATTGTTACCGCCGCATCTCCTACATACCCCTCGTAGATGGCTCCGAAATCTAGGCTGACAATATCACCTTCCTTAAGGACTCGCTCCTTGGAAGGCATCCCGTGAACAACCTCTTCGTTTATAGAAACACAAAGGGCAAAAGGGAACCCTCGATAACCCTTGAAGGCCGGGAGGGCTCCCTTTTGACGAACCCATTCTTCCGCCAGCTGATCAAGCTCCCAAGTCGTTATTCCTGGAGCGATAACCTCTCTTAACTTAAGTAAAATTTCAGCAACTATCTGATTGGCAACCCGAAGCTTTTCTATCTCCCAGGGTGCCTTAAGAATTATCCCTCTAGCTGTACCCTTCATCACTGGCCATTTGGCCAGACTCGGTTAA from Thermosulfuriphilus ammonigenes encodes the following:
- the map gene encoding type I methionyl aminopeptidase — encoded protein: MKGTARGIILKAPWEIEKLRVANQIVAEILLKLREVIAPGITTWELDQLAEEWVRQKGALPAFKGYRGFPFALCVSINEEVVHGMPSKERVLKEGDIVSLDFGAIYEGYVGDAAVTIPVGRVSDEASRLIAVTRECLELAIERARIGNRVQDISATIQRHAEAQGFSVVRQFVGHGVGRSLHEGPEVPNYGRPGKGPRLQPGMVIAIEPMVNVGGPEVEILADGWTAVTKDRSLSAHFEHSVAITAKGPQILSRLED